Proteins from one Setaria italica strain Yugu1 chromosome V, Setaria_italica_v2.0, whole genome shotgun sequence genomic window:
- the LOC101754493 gene encoding ubiquitin-conjugating enzyme E2 2, whose amino-acid sequence MSTPARKRLMRDFKRLMQDPPAGISGAPQDSNILLWNAVIFGPDDTPWDGGTFKLTLQFTEEYPNKPPTVRFVSRMFHPNIYADGSICLDILQNQWSPIYDVAAILTSIQSLLCDPNPNSPANSEAARMFSENKREYNRKVREVVEQSWTAD is encoded by the exons ATGTCGACTCCCGCGAGGAAGCGGTTGATGAGGGATTTCAAGCGGCTGATGCAGGACCCTCCGGCCGGCATAAGTGGCGCCCCGCAGGATAGCAACATACTGCTATGGAATGCTGTGATCTTTGG CCCTGACGATACTCCATGGGATGGAG GTACGTTCAAGCTGACTCTCCAGTTTACTGAAGAATATCCAAACAAGCCACCAACTGTGCGATTTGTTTCTCGGATGTTTCATCCTAACA TTTATGCTGATGGGAGTATATGCTTAGATATCCTGCAGAATCAGTGGAGCCCAATATATGATGTAGCTGCCATACTTACATCCATCCAG TCATTGCTGTGTGATCCAAACCCGAATTCGCCTGCTAACTCGGAAGCTGCCCGCATGTTCAGTGAGAACAAGCGAGAGTACAACCGCAAGGTGCGGGAGGTTGTGGAGCAGAGCTGGACGGCAGACTGA
- the LOC101754097 gene encoding uncharacterized protein LOC101754097 has protein sequence MAPAEGESLAAPLLERSARRLDPFVEVRLYRRGAGPVAIFRSDLAGPRRDRLDVRCIQARHGLRALYAFKPEGSRRGLRIRCDPAAGYSALPFRDGAAIALDGEPKESWTKPVSVIVAGLLVPAVMAAVAVNGVPELLRSSRLINGIFPPWILVSAVIIFARARTRPRAP, from the exons ATGGCGCCCGCGGAAGGCGAATCGCTGGCGGCGCCGCTGCTCGAGCGGAGCGCCAGGCGGCTGGACCCGTTCGTGGAGGTGCGGCTGTATCGGCGGGGCGCCGGCCCGGTGGCGATCTTCCGGTCGGACCTGGCGGGCCCTCGCCGCGACCGCCTCGACGTGCGCTGCATCCAGGCCAGGCACGGCCTCCGGGCGCTCTACGCCTTCAAGCCCGAGGGATCCCGCCGCGGCCTCCGGATCAGGTGCGACCCGGCCGCCGGCTACTCCGCGCTGCCCTtccgcgacggcgccgccatcgcccTCGACGGCGAGCCCAAG GAGTCGTGGACGAAGCCGGTGTCGGTGATCGTCGCCGGCCTGCTGGTGCCCGCGGTGATGGCGGCGGTAGCGGTCAACGGGGTGCCGGAGCTTCTGCGGTCGTCGAGGTTGATCAACGGGATCTTCCCGCCGTGGATCCTCGTCAGCGCGGTCATCATCTTCGCGCGCGCCAGGACGCGGCCAAGGGCTCCGTGA
- the LOC101753688 gene encoding phosducin-like protein 3, giving the protein MADYHFVYKDVEGTSTQWDDIQCRLGNLPPKPEPFKPPAFAPKVAADEQPKSKEWLDAREPEELEELEDDLDDDRFLEQYRKMRLAELREAAKAARFGSIVPITGSDFVREVSQAPSDIWVVVFLFKDGIPECGLLQNCLEELATRYPATKFVKIISTDCIPNYPDRNVPTILVYNNSAVKGTYVGLQKFGGKRCTPESVALALCQSDPVLNDGHGGGDSSRDNVIEGVRRKFIEKVVAQHEEREEEDSD; this is encoded by the exons ATGGCGGACTACCACTTCGTGTACAAGGACGTGGAGGGGACGAGCACGCAGTGGGACGACATCCAGTGCCGCCTGGGGAATCTACCCCCGAAGCCTGAGCCCTTCAAGCCGCCGGCTTTCGCCCCCAAGGTCGCGGCCGACGAGCAGCCCAAGTCCAAGGAATGGCTCGACGCGCGCGAGCCCGAGGAGCTCGAGGAACTCGAGGACGACCTGGACGACGACCGCTTTCTCGAGCAGTACAG GAAGATGAGGCTTGCAGAGCTCAGGGAGGCAGCAAAAGCCGCGCGATTTGGCAGTATAGTGCCAATTACCGGATCGGACTTCGTGCGTGAGGTGTCTCAGGCGCCATCAGATATCTGGGTTGTGGTCTTCCTCTTCAAGGACGG GATACCCGAATGTGGGTTGCTTCAGAATTGTTTGGAAGAATTGGCTACAAGATACCCAGCGACAAAATTCGTTAAAATTATCTCCACAGACTGCATTCCCAACTACCCAGATAGAAATGTTCCTACAATATTGGTGTATAACAACAGTGCTGTCAAAGGGACTTATGTTGGTTTGCAAAAGTTCGGTGGAAAGAGATGCACACCTGAAT CTGTTGCATTAGCCCTTTGCCAGTCAGACCCGGTACTGAATGATGGGCATGGCGGTGGCGATTCATCCCGGGACAATGTCATAGAAGGCGTTCGCAGGAAGTTCATAGAGAAGGTTGTGGCCCAGCATGAAGAGCGGGAGGAAGAGGATAGCGACTGA